A region of Vigna radiata var. radiata cultivar VC1973A chromosome 6, Vradiata_ver6, whole genome shotgun sequence DNA encodes the following proteins:
- the LOC106763295 gene encoding sister chromatid cohesion 1 protein 1 isoform X1 has translation MFYSHQLLARKAPLGQIWMAATMHAKINRRKLDKLNIIKICEEILNPSVPMALRLSGILMGGVVIVYERKVKLLYDDVTRFLVEINEAWKVKTVPDPTLLPKAKSKAKKEAVTLPGIREMNVADIEQSLQFSNTGTTTGFQHNAYFTMRLDNVDETFISSGAREEQDPSEFLHQADVENITLFERFETFQANADPYNRFERFDIEGDEETQVNVASGDQIPTTLIPSPPHQDEPTRADMFEELHPEQQDIQQPNEAMTPRQEPRRRGPNKRKRGNRLDIEMDYEQTIIPVHIYQHWLQNASDIVSRRGRKKQQTNVLSSTKIANLMKLPPVALSGDLFTAENNDIYYPAPILDLWIKSIQPPHDSPSERISAHHPPEPSFSSPPGVHSGDFMQFPSEDFDSRPDYQAPPVEKQRKNVLMDELTASLLGGHESTPHVSSVKAGDSAHSFPRPASEHGPASHSDFDSGRFKNKRYSSSAKSSGGLEPLVEDVNFKLARLYEDGPTPDQELLVETGPTQTQVNINHPSDKITDSIQAHMKAHFDTPGAPPVESLHNLAAGMTRTSAAQLFYQICVLASRDALKVEQKVPYGEILFSRGLKM, from the exons GTTCTACTCTCATCAGCTTCTTGCTCGGAAGGCTCCTCTGGGCCAAATATG GATGGCTGCCACTATGCACGCAAAGATAAACCGAAGAAAGCTGGACAAGCTTAACATCATTAAGATCTG CGAAGAGATTCTGAACCCATCTGTTCCAATGGCTCTTAGACTTTCTGGAATTCTCATGG GAGGAGTGGTGATTGTGTATGAGAGAAAAGTGAAGCTCCTTTATG aTGACGTGACCCGTTTTCTG GTTGAGATAAACGAAGCATGGAAGGTTAAGACTGTCCCTGATCCTACATTGCTCCCCAAGGCAAAATCCAAGGCCAA GAAAGAGGCTGTTACTCTGCCAGGGATCCGTGAGATGAACGTAGCAGATATTGAACAGTCCCTTCAGTTTTCCAACACAGGCACCACAACTGGATTCCAACATAACGCCTATTTCACTATG CGACTTGATAACGTGGATGAAACTTTCATTAGTAGTGGAGCAAGAGAGGAACAAGATCCATCTGAATTTCTCCATCAAG CTGACGTAGAGAATATTACCTTATTTGAACGCTTTGAAACATTCCAAGCTAATGCGGATCCATACAATCGCTTTGAGAG GTTTGATATTGAAGGAGATGAGGAAACACAGGTAAATGTAGCTTCAGGAGATCAAATTCCAACTACGCTTATACCCTCCCCACCTCATCAAGATGAGCCCACCAGAG CTGATATGTTTGAAGAGCTTCATCCTGAACAACAGGACATTCAGCAACCTAATGAAGCCATGACACCCAGACAG GAACCTAGAAGGCGGGGACcgaataaaaggaaaagaggaaATCGATTGGATATCGAAATGGATTATGAGCAAACCATTATTCCTGTTCACATATATCAACACTGGCTTCAGAACGCTTCTGATATTGTCTCGCGAAGGGGAAGAAAGaaacag CAAACTAATGTTTTGTCTTCAACAAAGATAGCCAACCTCATGAAGCTGCCACCTGTTGCGCTCAGTGGTGATTTATTTACAGCTGAAAATAACGATATATATTATCCAGCACCTATTCTTGACTTATGGATTAAGAGCATTCAACCACCCCACGATTCACCTTCAG AAAGGATTTCAGCTCACCATCCTCCGGAACCATCATTTTCATCCCCTCCAGGAGTACACAGTGGAGATTTCATGCAATTT CCTTCTGAAGATTTTGACAGTAGGCCAGACTACCAGGCACCTCCAGTAGAGAAGCAGAGGAAAAATGTCCTCATGGATGAACTGACGGCTAGCCTTTTGGGAGGGCATGAATCTACTCCTCATGTCTCATCTGTGAAAGCCG GAGACAGTGCGCATTCCTTTCCAAGACCAGCGTCTGAACATGGTCCTGCCTCACATTCAGACTTCGATTCGGGGAG attcaaaaataaaaggtattcTTCATCAGCCAAGAGCAGTGGAGGCCTTGAACCACTAGTGGAAGACGTAAATTTCAAGTTAGCTAGGCTGTATGAAGATGGTCCCACACCTGATCAAG AACTCCTCGTGGAAACAGGACCCACTCAAACTCAAGTAAACATCAATCATCCCAGTGACAAGATAACCGATTCCATCCAAGC ACATATGAAGGCACACTTTGACACTCCTGGAGCTCCTCCCGTCGAATCCCTCCATAATCTAGCTGCTGGAATGACACGGACATCAGCAGCACAACTTTTCTATCAAATTTGTG TTCTTGCTTCCCGCGATGCCCTGAAAGTGGAGCAAAAGGTGCCCTATGGAGAGATTCTTTTCTCTAGAGGATTAAAAATGTGA
- the LOC106763295 gene encoding sister chromatid cohesion 1 protein 1 isoform X2, which translates to MFYSHQLLARKAPLGQIWMAATMHAKINRRKLDKLNIIKICEEILNPSVPMALRLSGILMGGVVIVYERKVKLLYDDVTRFLVEINEAWKVKTVPDPTLLPKAKSKAKKEAVTLPGIREMNVADIEQSLQFSNTGTTTGFQHNAYFTMRLDNVDETFISSGAREEQDPSEFLHQADVENITLFERFETFQANADPYNRFERFDIEGDEETQVNVASGDQIPTTLIPSPPHQDEPTRADMFEELHPEQQDIQQPNEAMTPRQEPRRRGPNKRKRGNRLDIEMDYEQTIIPVHIYQHWLQNASDIVSRRGRKKQQTNVLSSTKIANLMKLPPVALSGDLFTAENNDIYYPAPILDLWIKSIQPPHDSPSERISAHHPPEPSFSSPPGVHSGDFMQFPSEDFDSRPDYQAPPVEKQRKNVLMDELTASLLGGHESTPHVSSVKAGDSAHSFPRPASEHGPASHSDFDSGRYSSSAKSSGGLEPLVEDVNFKLARLYEDGPTPDQELLVETGPTQTQVNINHPSDKITDSIQAHMKAHFDTPGAPPVESLHNLAAGMTRTSAAQLFYQICVLASRDALKVEQKVPYGEILFSRGLKM; encoded by the exons GTTCTACTCTCATCAGCTTCTTGCTCGGAAGGCTCCTCTGGGCCAAATATG GATGGCTGCCACTATGCACGCAAAGATAAACCGAAGAAAGCTGGACAAGCTTAACATCATTAAGATCTG CGAAGAGATTCTGAACCCATCTGTTCCAATGGCTCTTAGACTTTCTGGAATTCTCATGG GAGGAGTGGTGATTGTGTATGAGAGAAAAGTGAAGCTCCTTTATG aTGACGTGACCCGTTTTCTG GTTGAGATAAACGAAGCATGGAAGGTTAAGACTGTCCCTGATCCTACATTGCTCCCCAAGGCAAAATCCAAGGCCAA GAAAGAGGCTGTTACTCTGCCAGGGATCCGTGAGATGAACGTAGCAGATATTGAACAGTCCCTTCAGTTTTCCAACACAGGCACCACAACTGGATTCCAACATAACGCCTATTTCACTATG CGACTTGATAACGTGGATGAAACTTTCATTAGTAGTGGAGCAAGAGAGGAACAAGATCCATCTGAATTTCTCCATCAAG CTGACGTAGAGAATATTACCTTATTTGAACGCTTTGAAACATTCCAAGCTAATGCGGATCCATACAATCGCTTTGAGAG GTTTGATATTGAAGGAGATGAGGAAACACAGGTAAATGTAGCTTCAGGAGATCAAATTCCAACTACGCTTATACCCTCCCCACCTCATCAAGATGAGCCCACCAGAG CTGATATGTTTGAAGAGCTTCATCCTGAACAACAGGACATTCAGCAACCTAATGAAGCCATGACACCCAGACAG GAACCTAGAAGGCGGGGACcgaataaaaggaaaagaggaaATCGATTGGATATCGAAATGGATTATGAGCAAACCATTATTCCTGTTCACATATATCAACACTGGCTTCAGAACGCTTCTGATATTGTCTCGCGAAGGGGAAGAAAGaaacag CAAACTAATGTTTTGTCTTCAACAAAGATAGCCAACCTCATGAAGCTGCCACCTGTTGCGCTCAGTGGTGATTTATTTACAGCTGAAAATAACGATATATATTATCCAGCACCTATTCTTGACTTATGGATTAAGAGCATTCAACCACCCCACGATTCACCTTCAG AAAGGATTTCAGCTCACCATCCTCCGGAACCATCATTTTCATCCCCTCCAGGAGTACACAGTGGAGATTTCATGCAATTT CCTTCTGAAGATTTTGACAGTAGGCCAGACTACCAGGCACCTCCAGTAGAGAAGCAGAGGAAAAATGTCCTCATGGATGAACTGACGGCTAGCCTTTTGGGAGGGCATGAATCTACTCCTCATGTCTCATCTGTGAAAGCCG GAGACAGTGCGCATTCCTTTCCAAGACCAGCGTCTGAACATGGTCCTGCCTCACATTCAGACTTCGATTCGGGGAG gtattcTTCATCAGCCAAGAGCAGTGGAGGCCTTGAACCACTAGTGGAAGACGTAAATTTCAAGTTAGCTAGGCTGTATGAAGATGGTCCCACACCTGATCAAG AACTCCTCGTGGAAACAGGACCCACTCAAACTCAAGTAAACATCAATCATCCCAGTGACAAGATAACCGATTCCATCCAAGC ACATATGAAGGCACACTTTGACACTCCTGGAGCTCCTCCCGTCGAATCCCTCCATAATCTAGCTGCTGGAATGACACGGACATCAGCAGCACAACTTTTCTATCAAATTTGTG TTCTTGCTTCCCGCGATGCCCTGAAAGTGGAGCAAAAGGTGCCCTATGGAGAGATTCTTTTCTCTAGAGGATTAAAAATGTGA
- the LOC106764204 gene encoding uncharacterized protein At3g28850: MWPPWLNSPNRFRNTPPPSPSPSSSPSHSRSRSLSFSCSSFKDIQSLLQEKPESGPAAPKSPSLFRRVRISTAVLRAWGASRATVPAALPPGLDQGVVVYFTSLRVVRRTFDDCRAVRSILRGLRVAVDERDVSIDDRFRDELHTVLGRRSLALPRVFVGGVYIGGADDVRQLHESGELHRLIERLPRSNQNACDCCGGFRFVVCDECNGSHKIFTEKNGFRSCPSCTLNGLIRCPACFFVHPRHTK, encoded by the coding sequence ATGTGGCCACCGTGGCTTAATTCGCCCAACCGGTTCCGCAACACTCCACCGCCGTCACCGTCACCCTCGTCATCGCCTTCGCATTCTCGATCTCGCTCATTAAGCTTCTCCTGCTCATCTTTCAAAGACATTCAGAGCCTCCTCCAAGAAAAGCCCGAATCCGGCCCCGCCGCTCCCAAATCTCCGTCGCTCTTCCGCCGCGTCCGGATCTCCACCGCCGTACTTCGCGCCTGGGGTGCCTCGCGCGCTACCGTCCCCGCTGCTCTTCCGCCCGGCCTTGACCAAGGAGTCGTCGTATACTTCACCAGCCTCCGCGTCGTCCGCCGCACTTTCGACGACTGCCGAGCTGTCCGATCCATCCTCCGTGGCCTCCGCGTCGCCGTCGACGAGCGCGACGTCTCCATCGATGACCGCTTCCGCGACGAACTTCACACCGTTCTCGGCCGCCGCAGCCTCGCTCTGCCACGCGTCTTCGTCGGCGGCGTATACATCGGCGGCGCCGACGACGTTCGTCAACTTCACGAGAGCGGCGAGCTTCACCGCCTCATCGAACGGCTCCCGCGCTCGAATCAGAACGCTTGCGACTGCTGCGGAGGTTTCAGATTCGTAGTGTGCGATGAGTGCAACGGAAGCCACAAAATCTTCACCGAAAAAAACGGATTTCGAAGCTGTCCATCTTGCACTCTCAACGGCTTGATTCGGTGCCCTGCTTGCTTCTTCGTGCACCCGCGCCACACCAAATAA